The following are encoded together in the Ignavibacteria bacterium genome:
- a CDS encoding DUF721 domain-containing protein has translation MRKHFSRQRTNSYPKELNSVLHNAIQSLGLAHGIAQGKVLNEWNSIVGEHIANVTKPERFDKDTLFVSVTSSAWRNELLFYKENILKKISSLVGEGIVKDIKFR, from the coding sequence ATGCGAAAACATTTTTCTCGACAACGAACAAACTCTTATCCAAAAGAATTGAATTCTGTTCTTCATAATGCAATTCAATCACTGGGATTAGCACACGGCATTGCGCAAGGAAAAGTGTTGAACGAATGGAATTCAATCGTCGGCGAACATATTGCAAACGTAACAAAACCGGAACGATTCGATAAGGACACATTATTTGTTAGCGTAACATCAAGCGCGTGGCGTAACGAATTACTTTTTTACAAAGAAAATATTTTGAAAAAAATTTCCTCTCTCGTGGGAGAGGGAATTGTGAAGGATATAAAGTTTCGGTGA